A window of the Polaribacter sp. HaHaR_3_91 genome harbors these coding sequences:
- a CDS encoding alpha-ketoglutarate-dependent dioxygenase AlkB, with protein MDLFSSETIQNILPYDGVTNYHGIILDKKQCAFYYQKLMETINFKNDEAIIFGKKILTKRKVAWYGESEYSYTYSKITKTANIFTKELLALKEIVEQESGETYNSCLLNLYHSGDEGMAYHSDGEKMLKENGAIASLSLGADRKFSFKHKENKQRIDIILEKGSLLVMKKGTQTNWLHRLPPTKKVNSPRINLTFRTIEL; from the coding sequence ATGGATTTATTTTCTTCAGAAACAATACAAAATATTTTACCTTATGATGGAGTTACAAATTATCACGGAATAATTCTGGATAAAAAACAATGTGCGTTTTATTATCAGAAATTAATGGAAACCATTAACTTTAAAAATGATGAAGCAATTATTTTTGGTAAAAAGATATTGACCAAAAGAAAAGTAGCTTGGTACGGAGAGTCTGAATATTCGTATACCTATTCTAAGATAACAAAAACCGCCAATATTTTTACAAAAGAATTGTTAGCTCTTAAAGAAATCGTAGAGCAGGAGAGTGGTGAAACGTATAATTCTTGCTTGTTAAATTTATACCATTCTGGTGATGAAGGAATGGCGTATCATTCCGATGGAGAAAAAATGCTAAAGGAAAACGGAGCTATTGCTTCTTTATCTTTAGGAGCAGATCGTAAGTTTTCTTTTAAACACAAAGAGAACAAACAAAGAATAGATATTATTCTAGAAAAAGGGAGTTTATTGGTTATGAAAAAAGGAACACAAACCAATTGGCTACACAGATTACCACCAACCAAAAAGGTAAATTCACCTAGAATTAATTTAACTTTTAGAACAATAGAATTGTAA
- a CDS encoding sensor histidine kinase → MKTLSPLLKKNNTIIIVHCLIWIFFLVITAIQSYARLSTIPNEFYILNFTFIAVFYLNYLVLIPKFLLNKKIILYLLISLGIIFSITFIIKFCLKFSLRPPFPEGQFNPKFRGPRESNFNLRPPILLLIFFALSTCVKLVAEWYKSEKERTIAASQKVNSELSFLKAQLNPHFLFNTLNSIYSLANKKSDDTTVAIVTLSELMRYMIYEANENYICLEKEIEYIKNYISLQLLRLKDSSGVKINVHGNLNYRIEPLLLISFIENAFKYGTDYKGKTDITIKISTNDDQLHLNVYNLSSLQNALNKDSGIGLENIQNRLNLLYPNAHTLEITNTKKSFEVNLKINLKK, encoded by the coding sequence ATGAAAACATTGAGTCCTTTATTAAAAAAAAATAACACCATAATAATTGTCCATTGTCTTATATGGATTTTCTTTTTGGTGATAACCGCCATTCAGTCTTATGCTAGACTAAGCACAATTCCGAATGAGTTTTATATTTTAAACTTCACTTTTATTGCTGTTTTTTATTTGAATTATTTAGTGTTAATCCCTAAATTTTTACTGAATAAAAAAATTATTTTATACCTTCTAATTTCATTAGGAATTATATTTTCTATAACTTTTATAATAAAATTCTGTTTAAAATTTTCTTTAAGACCACCTTTTCCGGAAGGCCAATTTAATCCTAAATTTAGAGGACCTAGAGAAAGTAATTTCAATTTAAGACCACCTATTTTACTGCTGATATTTTTTGCTTTAAGTACTTGTGTAAAGCTAGTTGCAGAATGGTATAAATCTGAAAAAGAACGAACTATTGCCGCTTCTCAAAAAGTAAATTCTGAATTATCATTTTTAAAAGCACAGTTAAATCCTCATTTTTTATTCAATACATTAAATAGTATTTATTCTTTAGCTAATAAGAAATCTGATGACACTACCGTTGCCATTGTAACTCTTTCGGAACTCATGCGATATATGATTTATGAGGCCAATGAAAACTATATATGCCTAGAAAAAGAAATAGAATACATAAAAAATTATATCTCTTTACAGTTATTACGATTAAAGGATTCTAGTGGTGTAAAAATAAACGTGCATGGAAATTTAAACTACAGAATAGAACCTCTACTACTTATTTCTTTTATAGAAAACGCATTTAAATACGGAACAGATTATAAAGGAAAAACAGATATTACTATTAAAATTTCTACCAATGATGATCAATTACATTTAAATGTTTATAATTTATCATCACTACAAAACGCCTTAAACAAAGACTCTGGTATTGGTTTAGAAAACATACAAAACAGATTGAATTTATTGTACCCAAACGCGCATACTTTAGAGATTACGAATACTAAAAAATCATTTGAAGTAAATCTAAAAATCAACTTAAAAAAATAA
- a CDS encoding sugar phosphate nucleotidyltransferase: MHNNLIILAGGASSRMKKPATSKTIDSIETAQANNRSKSLISLDKTGRPVLDYLLYNAKKAGYKNIYIVINEKGGLFKEFYGSKDKNNDFNGLNISFPIQYVPKNREKPFGTADALLQAVEQFPQLNNQFYTVCNSDNLYSTEALYTLRKTEHKNAFISYNRDALEFPLERISKFALTKLDAENNLINILEKPSKEEVPNFYDRDGKLRVSMNIFKFDGKEFYPFLKNCPVHPIRNEKEMQSSLLNYITETINKVVGIPLSEHVPDLSSKDDIAIVKAYLKNHYATLDWTSI; this comes from the coding sequence ATGCACAATAACTTGATAATATTAGCTGGCGGAGCCTCTTCTAGAATGAAGAAACCAGCAACTTCTAAAACCATAGATTCTATTGAAACTGCACAAGCTAACAACAGAAGTAAAAGTTTAATTAGCTTAGATAAAACAGGGAGACCGGTATTAGATTATCTGTTATATAATGCAAAAAAAGCGGGTTACAAAAACATCTATATTGTTATCAATGAAAAAGGAGGTTTGTTTAAAGAGTTCTACGGTAGTAAAGATAAAAATAACGATTTTAACGGATTAAACATTTCTTTTCCAATACAGTATGTTCCTAAAAACAGAGAAAAACCTTTTGGTACTGCAGACGCACTTTTACAAGCTGTAGAACAATTTCCCCAATTGAATAATCAATTTTATACGGTTTGTAATAGCGATAATTTATACTCTACAGAAGCACTTTATACATTAAGAAAAACTGAACACAAAAATGCTTTTATAAGTTATAATAGAGATGCTTTAGAATTTCCGTTAGAACGAATTTCTAAATTTGCATTGACAAAATTAGATGCTGAAAATAACCTCATCAACATTCTTGAAAAACCTTCGAAAGAAGAGGTGCCTAATTTTTATGACAGAGACGGAAAGCTAAGAGTGAGTATGAATATTTTTAAATTTGATGGCAAAGAATTTTATCCATTTTTAAAAAATTGTCCCGTGCACCCTATTAGAAATGAAAAAGAAATGCAAAGCTCTCTTTTAAATTACATTACAGAAACTATAAATAAAGTTGTAGGAATTCCGCTTTCGGAACACGTACCAGATTTATCTTCTAAAGATGATATTGCGATTGTAAAAGCATATCTAAAAAACCATTATGCTACCTTAGATTGGACTTCTATATAA
- the tgt gene encoding tRNA guanosine(34) transglycosylase Tgt, whose protein sequence is MKFDLKITDPKSKARAGVITTDHGVIETPIFMPVGTVGTVKGVHQTELKNDINPDIILGNTYHLYLRPGLDILEKAGGLHKFMNWDRNILTDSGGYQVYSLSGRRKINEEGVKFKSHIDGSTHHFTPENVMETQRTIGADIIMAFDECTPYPCDYNYAKRSMHMTHRWLTRCINHLDKLPYKYGFEQTFMPIVQGSTYKDLRRQSAEYIANSGQQANAIGGLSVGEPAEEMYAMTEVVTEILPEDKPRYLMGVGTPINILENIALGIDMFDCVMPTRNARNGMLFTAHGSINIKNKKWAEDFSPIDDMGITGVDTMYSKAYLRHLFAAKEMLGKQIASIHNLGFYVWLTREARKHILAGDFREWKDMMVKQMDKRL, encoded by the coding sequence TTGAAATTCGACTTAAAAATTACCGACCCAAAAAGTAAGGCAAGAGCAGGAGTAATAACTACTGATCACGGAGTAATAGAAACTCCTATTTTTATGCCTGTGGGAACTGTTGGAACCGTAAAGGGAGTACATCAAACAGAATTAAAAAACGACATAAATCCTGATATTATTTTAGGAAATACATATCACTTATACTTACGTCCTGGTTTAGATATTTTAGAAAAAGCAGGTGGTTTGCACAAGTTTATGAATTGGGATAGAAATATTCTTACAGATTCTGGTGGTTACCAAGTATATTCTCTTTCTGGAAGAAGGAAAATAAACGAAGAAGGAGTAAAGTTTAAAAGTCATATAGATGGTTCTACGCATCATTTTACACCAGAAAATGTAATGGAAACGCAAAGAACTATTGGTGCAGACATTATTATGGCATTTGATGAGTGTACTCCATATCCTTGTGATTATAATTACGCAAAACGATCTATGCATATGACACATAGATGGTTAACGAGATGTATCAACCACTTAGATAAATTACCTTATAAATACGGTTTCGAGCAAACTTTTATGCCAATTGTACAAGGTAGTACGTATAAAGATTTACGTAGACAATCTGCAGAATATATTGCAAATTCCGGTCAGCAAGCAAATGCAATTGGCGGACTTTCAGTAGGGGAACCTGCGGAAGAAATGTATGCAATGACGGAGGTTGTTACAGAAATTTTACCAGAAGATAAGCCAAGGTATTTAATGGGAGTTGGTACTCCAATTAACATTTTAGAGAATATTGCTTTAGGTATCGATATGTTCGATTGTGTAATGCCAACAAGAAATGCTAGAAACGGAATGTTGTTTACAGCACACGGTTCTATCAATATTAAAAATAAAAAATGGGCAGAAGATTTTAGTCCAATAGACGATATGGGAATTACAGGAGTAGACACCATGTATTCTAAAGCCTATTTACGCCATTTATTTGCAGCAAAAGAAATGTTAGGAAAACAGATTGCCTCAATTCATAATTTAGGTTTCTATGTTTGGTTAACACGCGAAGCAAGAAAACATATCTTAGCAGGAGATTTTAGAGAGTGGAAAGATATGATGGTAAAACAAATGGATAAACGTTTGTAA
- a CDS encoding kelch repeat-containing protein, which yields MRKTNLIQRSSMLFLATLIMSLFFIGCSDDDDDDEYGNWVESSTFDGDSRANSVSFTIGSKGYLVTGYDGDDYLADTWEYNSDSDYWVKKAAFPGTARSGAVGFTINGKGYLGTGYDGVDKLNDFWEYDPTSDTWTQKADFEGTARYGAIGFAIGNDGYIGTGYDGSEQKDFWKYDVASNTWEQSVGFGGQKRQNASVFTIDDVAYIGLGIHNGGYEEDFYAFNGTTWTRLTDLDDDEDDDDDYSILLSSGAAFSLDGKGYVTTGIAGSINTNAWEYSPATDTWEELPVFEGSARQNASTFTFDTKAFVLMGRSGSYYFDDVWEFRPYELENEDD from the coding sequence ATGAGAAAAACAAATTTAATACAAAGGAGTAGTATGCTCTTTTTAGCAACATTAATAATGTCTCTATTTTTTATAGGGTGTAGTGATGATGACGATGATGATGAGTACGGAAACTGGGTGGAGAGTTCTACTTTTGATGGTGATTCTAGAGCGAATTCTGTAAGTTTTACCATTGGTTCTAAAGGGTATTTAGTAACTGGTTATGATGGTGATGATTATTTAGCTGATACTTGGGAGTATAATTCTGATAGTGATTACTGGGTAAAGAAAGCTGCATTTCCTGGTACTGCAAGAAGTGGTGCTGTTGGTTTTACTATAAACGGTAAAGGATATTTAGGTACTGGTTATGACGGTGTAGATAAATTAAATGATTTTTGGGAATATGACCCAACGTCTGACACTTGGACTCAAAAAGCAGATTTTGAAGGTACTGCAAGATATGGTGCTATTGGTTTTGCTATTGGTAATGATGGATATATTGGAACCGGGTATGATGGTAGTGAGCAAAAAGATTTTTGGAAATACGATGTTGCTTCTAATACTTGGGAACAATCTGTAGGTTTTGGTGGACAAAAGCGTCAGAATGCCTCTGTTTTTACTATAGATGATGTTGCTTATATTGGTTTAGGAATTCATAATGGTGGTTACGAAGAAGATTTTTATGCTTTTAACGGAACTACCTGGACACGTTTAACAGATTTAGATGATGACGAAGATGATGATGACGATTATAGCATTCTTTTAAGCAGTGGTGCAGCATTTTCTTTAGACGGAAAAGGATATGTAACTACTGGTATTGCTGGTTCTATCAACACCAATGCTTGGGAATATAGCCCTGCAACAGATACTTGGGAAGAATTACCTGTATTTGAAGGATCTGCAAGACAAAACGCATCTACTTTTACTTTTGATACAAAAGCATTTGTATTAATGGGTAGAAGCGGTAGTTATTATTTTGATGATGTTTGGGAGTTTAGACCTTATGAATTAGAAAATGAAGATGATTAA
- a CDS encoding outer membrane protein transport protein: protein MRKKILLLVLVVSGHALFAQSNTNTPYSLFGLGVENKTATGGLTGLGNTGIAQANPFEINLFNPASLSSILPKSFLYEFGLNGTYSTLQTNSVSESSTNGNISHLAIAFPIKQGWGMSIGLLPYTKTGYNIDVENAIEGSADTYVTRITGEGGLNKFYLSTGFKVIKNLSLGVDVAFLFGSINQESIAYTGSLVSISDQNHYGGVKLKTGLQYKLPSIKGLENTIGATLELPSSLGGTQTRTSYKTSSNGTSISIEEDVENDLENFELPFSYGVGLTSVINKKITTSLDYRKLLWSDTSQPQNNESYADQSIYAFGVEYVSTSTKYNYWSNVKYRAGINYNTGFLKISNQQIDSYFVSFGLGLPMKKYSNDNFNISYSYGREGTLDSNLIQENFHKITLNLNFVGQWFNKKKID, encoded by the coding sequence ATGAGAAAAAAGATATTATTACTAGTATTAGTAGTTTCAGGACACGCTTTGTTTGCCCAAAGTAATACAAATACACCCTATTCATTATTTGGTTTAGGTGTAGAAAATAAAACAGCTACAGGAGGTTTAACCGGTTTAGGAAACACAGGTATTGCACAAGCTAATCCGTTTGAAATAAATTTATTTAACCCAGCGAGTTTAAGTAGTATTTTACCAAAATCTTTTTTATATGAATTTGGTTTAAATGGTACATATTCTACCTTACAAACAAATAGTGTTAGTGAAAGTAGTACCAATGGAAACATCTCTCACCTTGCTATTGCGTTTCCTATAAAACAAGGTTGGGGTATGAGTATTGGTTTGCTTCCGTATACAAAAACAGGGTATAATATAGATGTAGAAAATGCTATTGAAGGTTCTGCAGATACTTATGTTACTAGAATTACAGGAGAAGGAGGTTTAAATAAATTTTATTTATCTACAGGTTTTAAAGTGATTAAAAATTTATCTTTAGGTGTAGATGTAGCTTTTCTTTTTGGGTCTATCAATCAAGAAAGTATAGCGTATACAGGTTCTTTAGTTTCTATCAGTGATCAAAATCATTACGGCGGAGTAAAATTAAAAACCGGTCTTCAATATAAATTACCATCAATTAAAGGTTTAGAAAATACTATTGGAGCTACGTTAGAATTGCCTTCATCTTTAGGAGGAACACAAACAAGAACATCTTATAAAACATCTTCTAACGGAACCTCAATAAGTATCGAAGAAGATGTAGAAAATGATTTAGAGAATTTTGAACTGCCATTTTCCTACGGAGTAGGACTTACTTCTGTGATCAATAAAAAAATTACAACAAGTTTAGATTACCGAAAATTACTTTGGAGCGATACTTCTCAACCGCAAAATAACGAAAGTTATGCAGACCAATCTATCTATGCTTTTGGAGTAGAATATGTGTCTACATCAACAAAATATAATTATTGGTCTAACGTAAAATATAGAGCAGGTATTAATTATAATACAGGTTTTTTAAAAATTTCTAACCAACAAATAGATAGTTATTTTGTGTCTTTTGGACTAGGTTTACCAATGAAAAAATATAGTAATGATAATTTTAATATTTCTTATTCTTACGGTAGAGAAGGTACTTTAGATAGCAATTTAATTCAAGAAAACTTTCATAAAATTACTTTAAACCTAAACTTTGTTGGTCAATGGTTTAATAAAAAGAAAATAGATTAA
- a CDS encoding DUF4270 family protein — protein MRYLIFSIIGMVFLASCATDDTTYEVGGDFIENTIQVRVLDTFSIKTGTFKLDSIITSNTNRILVGNVVDENLGTLSAKSYLELITSNFSISTDAVYDSIGMILNYDNYYYGDTTKVQTYTLHRITETVEPEDDATSFYNTSSLEYDAAILGQLSFTPRPNKSTDSLFVKMDDVLGKEIFDKIVDNDINNTDDFLQYFKGLVIAPDTSVSSHVLGFNAQTTTGTGNSMMRLYYSINDDDSEDNDYYIDFVISSAAQQFNEIKSDLSSTVLGDFEDGEEIKLSTTTDNLLFAQSGTGITARIEMPSIKKLSELYENAATLSAELTFNPLKGSYSDDNPLPEYLSVYIVDHKNRIIQQLTDIDGNIASAILIEDTDEFNEDTYYYVNLSGFVEQILYSDTDLNYALMIQSENYSKEVNNIVIENNASTNREVKLSVKYLNY, from the coding sequence ATGAGGTATTTAATTTTTAGTATTATAGGTATGGTCTTTTTAGCGTCTTGCGCTACCGACGATACTACTTATGAAGTAGGAGGTGATTTTATTGAAAACACTATTCAGGTTAGAGTTTTAGATACATTTTCTATAAAAACAGGGACTTTTAAATTAGATTCTATAATTACTTCTAACACTAATAGAATTTTAGTAGGTAATGTGGTAGATGAAAACTTGGGTACTTTATCTGCAAAATCTTATCTAGAATTAATAACCTCTAATTTTTCTATAAGTACAGATGCGGTGTATGATTCTATAGGGATGATTTTAAATTATGATAATTACTATTATGGAGATACTACAAAAGTACAAACCTATACACTACATAGAATTACAGAAACAGTAGAGCCAGAAGACGATGCTACTAGTTTTTATAATACATCTTCCTTAGAATACGATGCTGCTATTTTAGGACAACTTTCATTTACGCCAAGACCTAATAAATCTACAGATTCTTTATTTGTTAAAATGGATGACGTTTTAGGAAAAGAAATTTTTGATAAAATTGTAGACAATGATATTAATAATACAGACGATTTTCTACAATATTTTAAAGGATTGGTAATTGCACCAGATACTTCTGTAAGTAGCCATGTTTTAGGTTTTAATGCACAAACTACAACAGGTACAGGGAATTCTATGATGCGATTGTATTATTCTATAAATGATGATGACAGTGAAGATAATGATTATTACATAGATTTTGTAATTTCTTCAGCAGCACAGCAGTTTAATGAAATAAAATCAGATTTGTCTAGTACGGTTTTAGGTGATTTTGAAGATGGTGAAGAAATAAAACTGAGTACAACTACAGATAATTTATTGTTTGCACAATCTGGAACAGGAATTACAGCGAGAATAGAGATGCCGTCTATTAAAAAACTTTCTGAATTGTATGAAAATGCTGCTACTTTAAGTGCCGAATTAACCTTTAACCCGTTAAAAGGAAGTTATAGTGATGACAATCCGCTACCAGAATACTTGTCGGTTTATATTGTAGATCATAAAAATAGAATTATACAACAACTTACGGATATAGATGGTAATATAGCTTCTGCAATTTTAATAGAAGATACAGATGAATTTAATGAAGACACTTATTACTACGTTAATTTAAGTGGATTTGTAGAGCAAATTTTATATTCAGACACCGATTTAAATTATGCCTTAATGATTCAGTCGGAAAACTATTCTAAAGAAGTAAATAACATTGTTATAGAAAATAACGCAAGTACTAATAGAGAAGTAAAGTTATCAGTAAAATATTTAAACTATTAA
- the aldA gene encoding aldehyde dehydrogenase, whose translation MQQFEQYINGKFVKSTSTEVIEILNPCTEEVLALMPIGSVKDAQLALEAAQASQHAWKSLPAIQRANYLNKMANVIRENRIFLAKTLAAEQAKVMGLAQVEIDVTADYFDYYAGFARRIEGEIIQSDRAKEHIFLHKAPIGVAVGILPWNFPFFVMARKVAGSLITGNTCVINPSSIAPNTVMAFAKLIEAIQLPAGVLNYVCGKGSIVGNALSKSPITGIISLTGSVGAGQMVMEAASKNITKVSLELGGKAPAIVCADANLELAVNAVVTSRITFSGQVCNCAERLYVEESIHDQFLDMVAAKMKTLKVEDAFSENNPDMSALVSKAQLDKVSEMVEYAKKEGAEVVVGGTRTPGFDKGYFYQPTLLTNVTQNMQIIQEEVFGPVLPVMKFSTLDEAIALANDCEFGLTSSIFSENFNKVMHAAEELQYGETYINREHFEAIQGFHAGWKKSGLGGADGKHGMEEYLQTKVIYAQYR comes from the coding sequence ATGCAGCAATTTGAACAGTATATCAACGGAAAATTTGTAAAATCTACCTCTACAGAAGTAATTGAAATTTTAAATCCTTGTACCGAAGAGGTGTTAGCTTTAATGCCTATTGGAAGTGTAAAGGATGCTCAATTAGCTTTAGAAGCAGCACAAGCTTCTCAACATGCATGGAAATCTCTTCCAGCAATTCAAAGAGCTAACTATTTAAATAAAATGGCTAATGTAATTCGTGAGAATAGAATTTTCTTGGCAAAAACGTTAGCAGCAGAGCAAGCAAAAGTAATGGGTTTAGCACAAGTAGAAATTGATGTTACCGCAGATTACTTTGACTATTATGCAGGTTTTGCAAGAAGAATAGAAGGAGAAATTATACAAAGTGACCGTGCTAAAGAGCATATCTTTTTACACAAAGCACCTATTGGTGTTGCTGTAGGTATTTTGCCTTGGAACTTTCCGTTCTTTGTAATGGCTAGAAAAGTTGCTGGTTCTTTAATTACCGGAAATACATGTGTAATAAACCCAAGTTCTATTGCACCAAATACGGTAATGGCATTTGCTAAATTAATAGAAGCAATACAACTTCCTGCAGGTGTATTAAACTATGTTTGTGGTAAAGGTAGTATTGTTGGTAATGCACTTTCTAAAAGTCCTATTACTGGTATTATTAGCTTAACAGGTAGTGTTGGTGCTGGTCAAATGGTTATGGAAGCTGCATCTAAAAACATTACTAAAGTTTCTTTAGAGTTAGGTGGTAAAGCGCCAGCTATTGTATGTGCAGATGCTAATTTAGAATTGGCTGTTAATGCTGTTGTTACTTCTAGAATTACCTTTAGCGGACAAGTATGTAACTGTGCAGAACGTTTATATGTAGAAGAGTCTATACATGATCAATTTTTAGATATGGTTGCAGCAAAAATGAAAACTTTAAAAGTAGAAGATGCTTTTTCTGAGAATAACCCAGATATGAGTGCTTTGGTTTCTAAAGCGCAATTGGATAAAGTTTCTGAAATGGTAGAATATGCTAAAAAAGAAGGTGCAGAAGTTGTTGTAGGAGGAACTAGAACTCCTGGATTTGATAAAGGTTATTTTTACCAACCAACTTTATTAACCAACGTAACTCAAAACATGCAAATTATTCAAGAAGAAGTTTTCGGACCAGTTTTACCTGTGATGAAATTTAGTACTCTTGACGAAGCAATTGCTTTAGCAAATGACTGTGAATTTGGATTAACATCATCTATATTCTCAGAAAACTTTAACAAAGTAATGCATGCTGCAGAAGAATTACAATACGGAGAAACGTACATTAACAGAGAGCATTTTGAAGCAATTCAAGGTTTCCACGCTGGTTGGAAAAAATCTGGTTTAGGTGGTGCAGATGGTAAACATGGAATGGAAGAATATTTACAAACAAAAGTTATCTATGCTCAATATAGGTAG
- a CDS encoding LytTR family DNA-binding domain-containing protein codes for MKCIIIDDEPLALELLEDFISKVPFLELIGSCSSGFEATTILQSQKIDLIFSDIEMPDFSGIDFIKSLDNKPLFIFTTAYSHYAVEGFNLNAIDYLVKPIPFHRFLKAATRAQSLLKSKTEEETLVTTLETTPEFIFVKSEYENLKINLADIKYIESLKDYIKIHTHREKPILTLSSLKSFEEKLGKVNFIRVHKSYIVSIKHIYSVQRNRIIIDNNWIPIGLNYRDDFIKKIDN; via the coding sequence ATGAAGTGTATAATTATTGATGATGAACCGCTAGCATTAGAATTATTAGAAGACTTTATTTCTAAAGTTCCGTTTTTAGAATTAATAGGTTCTTGCTCTAGTGGATTTGAAGCAACAACTATTTTACAATCACAAAAAATAGATTTAATTTTTTCTGATATAGAAATGCCAGATTTTTCTGGTATCGATTTTATAAAATCTTTAGACAACAAACCACTATTTATCTTTACAACTGCATACTCGCACTATGCCGTGGAAGGTTTTAACTTAAATGCCATCGATTACCTAGTAAAACCGATTCCTTTTCATCGTTTTTTAAAAGCGGCAACAAGAGCACAAAGTTTATTGAAGTCTAAAACGGAAGAAGAAACACTTGTTACAACCTTAGAAACAACTCCTGAGTTTATTTTTGTAAAATCTGAATATGAGAATTTAAAAATAAACTTAGCAGACATAAAATATATAGAGTCGTTAAAAGATTATATTAAAATTCATACCCATAGAGAAAAACCTATATTAACACTTAGCAGTCTTAAAAGTTTTGAAGAAAAATTAGGTAAAGTGAATTTTATCCGTGTTCATAAATCCTACATTGTTTCTATAAAACACATTTATTCTGTGCAAAGAAATAGAATTATTATTGATAATAACTGGATACCTATTGGATTAAATTATAGAGACGATTTTATCAAAAAAATTGATAATTAA
- the rluF gene encoding 23S rRNA pseudouridine(2604) synthase RluF, whose amino-acid sequence MDTTNQKSTNLNKYISSSGMCSRREAEKFINEGRVTINGKPTQLGNRVAKKDVVKLDGRLVEPKNVTLYIALNKPVGIVSTTDDREPNNIVKHVNYPERLFPIGRLDKPSEGLIFLTNDGDIVNKILRAGNNHEKEYFVSVDKSITDDFIDKMGSGIPILGTMTKKCLVEKVSDKIFKIILTQGLNRQIRRMCEYLDYEVTKLKRTRIMNVELGYLQSGDWRELTDEEMKEINKMISSSSKTQEASVVKEKPKKQVSKKKAAPTKNDFNKKSASFRKSSPKSKRNNAGASSKKKRW is encoded by the coding sequence TTGGATACTACAAATCAAAAATCGACAAACCTTAATAAATATATCAGTTCTTCTGGTATGTGCTCTCGTAGAGAGGCGGAAAAATTTATAAATGAAGGTAGAGTTACCATCAACGGTAAACCAACTCAATTAGGAAACCGAGTTGCTAAAAAAGATGTTGTAAAGTTAGACGGACGATTAGTAGAGCCTAAAAATGTTACGCTATATATTGCTTTAAATAAGCCAGTAGGTATTGTTTCTACTACCGATGATAGAGAACCAAATAACATTGTAAAACACGTTAATTACCCAGAAAGATTATTTCCTATTGGCCGTTTAGATAAACCGTCTGAAGGATTAATTTTTTTAACAAATGATGGAGATATCGTTAACAAGATTCTACGTGCAGGTAACAATCACGAGAAAGAGTACTTTGTTTCTGTAGATAAATCTATCACAGATGATTTTATTGATAAAATGGGGAGTGGAATTCCTATTTTAGGTACTATGACCAAAAAATGTTTGGTAGAAAAAGTAAGCGATAAAATTTTTAAAATCATTTTAACGCAAGGGTTAAACCGTCAAATTCGTAGAATGTGCGAATACTTAGATTACGAAGTAACTAAGTTAAAACGTACTAGAATAATGAATGTTGAACTTGGTTATCTACAATCTGGAGATTGGCGAGAATTAACAGATGAAGAAATGAAAGAAATTAATAAAATGATTTCGAGTTCATCAAAAACACAAGAAGCATCTGTAGTAAAAGAGAAGCCTAAAAAGCAAGTTTCTAAGAAAAAAGCAGCTCCTACTAAAAACGATTTCAATAAAAAAAGTGCTTCTTTTAGAAAATCATCACCAAAAAGTAAAAGAAATAATGCTGGTGCTTCCTCTAAAAAGAAACGCTGGTAA